One stretch of Xanthomonas sp. DAR 35659 DNA includes these proteins:
- a CDS encoding inositol monophosphatase family protein — MQKPAVTVMVKAARLAGNVLLRHINRLEALNVVQKDRMDYASEVDADAEKVIVKELRRAYPDYGVMGEESGVQGGGRYMWVIDPLDGTSNYLRGFPHYCVSIALVENGEPIDAVIFDPLRNELFTASRGNGAVLNDRRIRVSERKELNGAMVHTGFAPRERKRASAQLKCVDALLVQAEDIRRTGSAALDLAYVACGRADAYFEAGVKAWDIAAGVLLVREAGGRVTDLKGGTLGRIDDRGAPQFQVVAGNLKVSDALQKLIVNTGYAGEFDAKF; from the coding sequence ATGCAAAAACCCGCCGTCACCGTCATGGTCAAGGCCGCCCGCCTCGCCGGCAACGTGCTGTTGCGCCACATCAACCGCCTGGAAGCGCTGAACGTGGTGCAGAAGGACCGCATGGACTACGCCAGCGAAGTCGATGCCGACGCGGAGAAGGTGATCGTCAAGGAACTGCGCCGCGCCTACCCCGACTACGGCGTGATGGGCGAGGAAAGCGGCGTGCAGGGCGGCGGCCGCTACATGTGGGTGATCGACCCGCTCGACGGCACCAGCAACTACCTGCGCGGCTTCCCGCACTACTGCGTGTCCATCGCCCTGGTCGAGAACGGCGAGCCGATCGACGCGGTGATCTTCGACCCGCTGCGCAATGAACTGTTCACCGCCAGCCGCGGCAACGGCGCGGTGCTCAACGACCGCCGCATCCGCGTCAGCGAGCGCAAGGAGCTCAACGGCGCCATGGTCCATACCGGCTTCGCCCCGCGCGAGCGCAAGCGCGCCAGCGCCCAGCTCAAGTGCGTGGACGCGCTGCTGGTCCAGGCCGAGGACATCCGCCGCACCGGCTCGGCCGCGCTGGACCTGGCCTACGTGGCCTGCGGCCGCGCCGACGCCTACTTCGAGGCGGGCGTGAAGGCCTGGGACATCGCCGCCGGCGTGCTGCTGGTGCGCGAGGCCGGCGGCCGCGTCACCGACCTCAAGGGCGGCACCCTCGGCCGCATCGACGACCGCGGCGCACCGCAGTTCCAGGTGGTCGCCGGCAACCTGAAGGTCAGCGACGCGCTGCAGAAGCTGATCGTCAATACCGGGTATGCGGGGGAGTTCGACGCGAAGTTTTGA
- the tgt gene encoding tRNA guanosine(34) transglycosylase Tgt — translation MSRLQFQLDTTDGAARRGRLTFPRGTVETPAFMPVGTYGSVKGVLPEQIKALGAQIILGNTFHLYLRPGLDVIGDHGGLHGFARWDGPILTDSGGFQVFSLAHRRKISEQGVTFASPTDGAKVFLGPEESMKIQRVLDSDVVMIFDECTPYPATEDVARRSMELSLRWARRSRDAHDALGNDAALFGIVQGGVHADLRSRSIEGLQAIGFDGYAIGGLAVGEPEHERNAMLEHLHPRLPAERPRYLMGVGRPEDLVEGVARGVDMFDCVMPTRNARNGHYFTSFGTVRIRNARYERDLDPIEPGCGCHACSGGYTRAYLRHLDRCNEMLAPMLGTLHNLWYYQALMADMRAAIAAGTFAQFRRSFYAARGVEATPLPSEHG, via the coding sequence ATGTCCCGATTGCAGTTCCAGCTCGATACCACCGACGGCGCCGCGCGCCGCGGCCGCCTGACCTTCCCGCGCGGAACGGTCGAGACCCCCGCGTTCATGCCGGTCGGCACCTACGGTTCGGTCAAGGGCGTGCTGCCCGAGCAGATCAAGGCGCTGGGGGCACAGATCATCCTCGGCAACACCTTCCACCTGTACCTGCGCCCAGGCCTGGACGTGATCGGCGACCACGGCGGCCTGCACGGCTTCGCCCGCTGGGACGGGCCGATCCTCACCGATTCCGGCGGCTTCCAGGTGTTCTCGCTGGCGCACCGGCGCAAGATCAGCGAGCAGGGCGTCACCTTCGCCTCGCCGACCGACGGCGCCAAGGTGTTCCTGGGTCCGGAGGAGAGCATGAAGATCCAGCGCGTGCTCGATTCGGACGTGGTGATGATCTTCGACGAATGCACGCCGTACCCGGCCACCGAGGATGTGGCGCGGCGCTCGATGGAGCTGAGCCTGCGCTGGGCGCGGCGCTCGCGCGACGCGCACGACGCACTGGGCAACGATGCGGCGCTGTTCGGCATCGTCCAGGGCGGCGTGCATGCGGACCTGCGCAGCCGTTCGATCGAGGGGCTGCAGGCGATCGGCTTCGACGGCTACGCGATCGGCGGCCTGGCGGTGGGCGAGCCGGAGCACGAGCGCAACGCCATGCTCGAGCACCTGCATCCGCGCCTGCCGGCCGAGCGCCCGCGCTACCTGATGGGGGTGGGGCGGCCGGAGGACCTGGTCGAGGGCGTGGCCCGCGGCGTGGACATGTTCGACTGCGTGATGCCGACCCGCAATGCGCGCAATGGCCACTATTTCACCTCGTTCGGCACGGTACGCATCCGCAACGCCAGATACGAGCGCGATCTGGACCCGATCGAGCCGGGCTGCGGCTGCCACGCCTGCAGCGGCGGCTACACCCGCGCCTACCTGCGCCACCTGGACCGCTGCAACGAGATGCTGGCGCCGATGCTGGGCACCCTGCACAACCTCTGGTACTACCAGGCGCTGATGGCCGACATGCGCGCGGCGATCGCGGCGGGAACCTTTGCCCAGTTCCGGCGGTCCTTCTATGCGGCGCGCGGGGTGGAAGCAACACCGCTCCCATCGGAGCACGGATAA
- a CDS encoding putative bifunctional diguanylate cyclase/phosphodiesterase has product MKKLHFGLQARFLLAMGVAAVLILAILALMLERQAAMQNEVRTLSGNVIHGLFDSSMRSRGETLAKQLSESLANPVYYSDLDAIGTQVRSALGYVAVAYVLVYDAEGRLIHDGSDTLPGYGQRMRGPVAEAAIKANGLLAQESNEILDVSMPIMIGDQRVGGVRVGMSWARALVYERKAGQNLDQRLDALGKRHLGWLLLLLAALGLTAVLVAVYVQRTLVAPIRWLAATARQIEAGDYAVERRDSGRHDEVSELLRAFGRMSEAIARHDRDVRHMAYTDALTGLTNRLAFREALDHRMLSARASQRRLALLFADIDDFKRINDTLGHEAGDEALLQFARRIQLAVDQLGGHDALLARFGGDEFVILVEDTPERVVQVATGLAERLVQELREPLRIQEREVFMGTSIGITVYPGDAEHASALLKNGDIAMYQAKLAGKNCHRFYSRAMDYAVERRVHMEHELRGAWDRDELKLAYQPIFRTSDRRMVGVEVLLRWQHPALGTISPTVFIDVAEQSGLIESIGPKVLRAACHEATLWQRFDGSRDLFVSVNVSPRQLRSGDLPEIVADCLRESGLPAAQLHLELTETAVIGDELQAASMLARLHRTGVKVWLDDFGTGFSGLSHLRQVPVDGVKIDKSFVADLQRDPDDLALTTAIIAMAHSLGITVVAEGIEQEVQFELLRERGCELGQGFWLSHPLSASELRQLLANDDAPRS; this is encoded by the coding sequence ATGAAAAAGCTGCATTTCGGGTTGCAGGCCAGGTTCCTGCTGGCGATGGGCGTGGCCGCGGTGCTGATCCTGGCGATCCTGGCGCTGATGCTGGAGCGCCAGGCGGCGATGCAGAACGAGGTCCGCACGCTCAGCGGCAACGTGATCCACGGCCTGTTCGACAGCAGCATGCGCAGCCGTGGCGAGACGCTGGCCAAGCAGCTGTCCGAGTCGCTGGCCAACCCGGTGTACTACTCGGACCTGGACGCGATCGGGACCCAGGTGCGCTCGGCGCTGGGCTACGTGGCGGTGGCCTACGTGCTGGTCTACGACGCCGAGGGGCGCCTGATCCACGACGGCAGCGATACCTTGCCCGGCTATGGTCAGCGCATGCGCGGGCCGGTGGCCGAGGCGGCGATCAAGGCCAATGGCCTGCTGGCGCAGGAATCCAACGAGATCCTGGACGTGTCGATGCCGATCATGATCGGCGACCAGCGCGTGGGCGGGGTGCGCGTGGGCATGTCCTGGGCGCGCGCGCTGGTCTACGAGCGCAAGGCCGGGCAGAACCTGGATCAGCGCCTGGATGCGCTGGGCAAGCGCCATCTGGGCTGGCTGCTGTTGCTGCTCGCCGCGCTCGGGCTGACCGCGGTGCTGGTGGCGGTCTACGTGCAGCGCACGCTGGTGGCGCCGATCCGCTGGCTGGCCGCGACCGCGCGCCAGATCGAGGCCGGCGACTACGCGGTGGAGCGCCGCGACAGCGGCCGCCACGACGAGGTCAGCGAACTGCTGCGCGCGTTCGGGCGGATGAGCGAGGCGATCGCGCGCCACGACCGCGACGTGCGCCACATGGCCTACACCGACGCGCTCACCGGGCTGACCAACCGGCTCGCGTTCCGCGAGGCGCTGGACCATCGCATGCTGTCGGCGCGCGCCTCGCAGCGGCGGCTGGCGCTGCTGTTCGCCGACATCGACGATTTCAAGCGGATCAACGACACTCTCGGCCACGAGGCCGGCGACGAGGCGCTGCTGCAATTCGCGCGGCGCATCCAACTGGCGGTGGACCAGCTCGGCGGGCACGATGCGCTGCTGGCGCGGTTCGGCGGCGACGAGTTCGTTATCCTGGTCGAGGACACGCCCGAGCGCGTGGTGCAGGTCGCCACCGGCCTGGCCGAGCGCCTGGTGCAGGAACTGCGCGAGCCGTTGCGGATCCAGGAACGCGAGGTGTTCATGGGCACCTCGATCGGCATCACGGTCTATCCCGGCGACGCCGAGCATGCCTCCGCGCTGCTGAAGAACGGCGACATCGCGATGTACCAGGCCAAGCTGGCCGGCAAGAACTGCCATCGCTTCTACAGCCGCGCGATGGACTACGCGGTGGAGCGGCGCGTGCACATGGAGCACGAGCTGCGCGGCGCCTGGGACCGCGACGAACTCAAGCTGGCGTACCAGCCGATCTTCCGCACCAGCGACCGCCGCATGGTCGGCGTGGAAGTGCTGCTGCGCTGGCAGCATCCGGCGTTGGGCACGATCTCGCCGACGGTGTTCATCGACGTCGCCGAACAGAGCGGGTTGATCGAAAGCATCGGTCCCAAGGTGCTGCGCGCGGCCTGCCACGAAGCCACGCTGTGGCAGCGCTTCGACGGCAGCCGCGACCTGTTCGTGTCGGTCAACGTGTCGCCGCGGCAGTTGCGCAGCGGCGACCTGCCGGAGATCGTCGCCGACTGCCTGCGCGAATCCGGCCTGCCGGCGGCGCAACTGCACCTGGAACTGACCGAGACCGCGGTGATCGGCGACGAACTGCAGGCGGCGAGCATGCTGGCGCGGCTGCACCGCACCGGGGTCAAGGTGTGGCTGGACGATTTCGGCACCGGCTTCTCCGGGCTGAGCCATCTGCGTCAGGTGCCGGTGGACGGGGTCAAGATCGACAAGAGCTTCGTCGCCGACCTGCAGCGCGACCCGGACGACCTGGCGCTGACCACCGCGATCATCGCGATGGCGCATTCGCTGGGCATCACCGTGGTCGCCGAGGGCATCGAGCAGGAAGTGCAGTTCGAGCTGCTGCGCGAACGCGGCTGCGAACTGGGGCAGGGCTTCTGGCTCAGCCATCCGCTCAGCGCCAGCGAGCTGCGCCAACTGCTGGCAAACGACGACGCGCCGCGCAGTTAG
- the yajC gene encoding preprotein translocase subunit YajC, giving the protein MNPFDLLIPVAQAQTAGAAPAAGGGMQMFLLPVILIAVMYFVMIRPQMKRQKEHKSMLDKLGRGDEVITSGGVAGVVTDIGDHFITVEVADNVRIRVQKGAIGNVLPKGTLKSA; this is encoded by the coding sequence ATGAACCCGTTCGACCTCCTGATTCCCGTGGCCCAGGCGCAGACCGCCGGCGCCGCTCCCGCCGCCGGTGGCGGCATGCAGATGTTCCTGCTGCCGGTCATCCTGATCGCGGTGATGTACTTCGTGATGATCCGCCCGCAGATGAAGCGGCAGAAGGAACACAAGTCCATGCTGGACAAGCTCGGCCGCGGCGACGAGGTCATCACCTCCGGCGGCGTGGCCGGCGTGGTCACCGACATCGGCGACCACTTCATCACCGTGGAAGTCGCCGACAACGTACGCATCCGCGTGCAGAAGGGCGCCATCGGCAACGTGCTGCCCAAGGGCACGCTGAAGTCCGCCTGA
- a CDS encoding S8 family serine peptidase, whose amino-acid sequence MKKKSTELLLAAMLLTLSAASASAQTPGSGGGKFTAKRLLQEAALPRLDAQGRRLYAVSLNPFVLQETEQLYAKSSPADFGTIDPAIRPHQNSKGMVHFAQQVAQLPGVKIERVLSTVANVVYAWMPERVAAQLTKADWVVSVRGVDATPGVFSQTSGDIVDNGEVVPWALAYTNTNDTFTTSNPFYMLDEVLATPANPDLNIVYRQELPDQPNAPRHSTMVAGVAAARRNGQLVRGVNPGQPIKAFAIQPTEADVVYQFNAAARHAEEQGEFAVLNISVNHAGTKLFASNHAWGRVMRAASNRFFITESSGNFSTGDAWTIENACAVAFGYAGQARDADGIMVVGGLERDGSRFKGDYITEVDAEGIPATGFVNGSTSGPCVEAWAPAHQISVLRYLGGLQVSSGTSYAAPIVAAIASRYGDNQTRPIEREAYIKASLSDTGYNEAGLPLRKVQYTAPSSHNLPRRLPIVGATSPTNADNLASLYDARFFSDSAYWNAHAYWGSVTLDLGQLRTVTGVRITVRTSASDLAPTAQPIAFEVSAGTPGAVFGGGSGGGQISYGAPVYHTEPDQSDVAPVYIPLSGGARYLKIDANNPYSWLAYSEIEVYGY is encoded by the coding sequence ATGAAGAAGAAATCGACCGAGCTGTTGCTCGCCGCGATGCTGTTGACCCTGTCCGCGGCCTCGGCATCCGCGCAGACGCCGGGAAGCGGCGGCGGCAAGTTCACGGCCAAGCGCTTGCTGCAGGAAGCGGCGCTGCCGCGTCTCGATGCGCAGGGCCGGCGGCTGTATGCGGTCAGCCTCAATCCCTTCGTGCTGCAGGAGACGGAGCAACTGTACGCCAAGAGCAGTCCTGCGGATTTCGGGACCATCGATCCGGCGATCCGTCCGCACCAGAACAGCAAGGGCATGGTGCACTTCGCCCAGCAGGTCGCGCAGTTGCCCGGCGTGAAGATCGAACGCGTGCTGTCGACCGTGGCCAATGTGGTCTATGCGTGGATGCCCGAGCGCGTCGCGGCGCAGCTGACCAAGGCCGACTGGGTGGTGTCGGTGCGCGGCGTGGATGCGACGCCTGGGGTGTTTTCGCAGACGTCGGGCGACATCGTGGACAACGGCGAGGTGGTGCCGTGGGCGCTGGCGTATACCAATACGAACGATACGTTCACCACCAGCAACCCCTTCTATATGTTGGACGAAGTGTTGGCCACGCCAGCGAATCCCGATCTGAACATCGTCTATCGCCAGGAGCTTCCGGATCAGCCGAACGCGCCGCGGCACAGCACCATGGTGGCGGGCGTGGCCGCGGCCAGGCGCAACGGGCAACTGGTCAGGGGCGTCAATCCCGGGCAGCCGATCAAGGCGTTCGCGATCCAGCCGACCGAGGCCGACGTCGTCTATCAATTCAATGCCGCGGCACGGCATGCGGAGGAGCAGGGCGAATTCGCCGTGCTCAATATCTCGGTCAACCATGCAGGCACCAAACTCTTCGCCTCCAACCACGCCTGGGGCCGAGTGATGCGCGCGGCCAGCAACCGCTTCTTCATCACCGAGTCGTCCGGCAACTTCAGTACCGGCGATGCGTGGACGATCGAGAACGCATGCGCGGTCGCGTTCGGCTACGCAGGGCAGGCGCGCGATGCCGACGGCATCATGGTGGTGGGCGGGCTGGAGCGCGACGGCTCGCGCTTCAAGGGCGACTACATCACCGAAGTGGACGCGGAGGGGATTCCGGCGACCGGTTTCGTGAACGGCTCGACCAGCGGACCGTGCGTGGAAGCCTGGGCGCCAGCGCATCAGATCAGCGTACTGCGCTATCTGGGCGGGCTGCAGGTTTCTTCCGGCACCTCGTATGCGGCGCCGATCGTCGCGGCCATCGCCTCGCGCTACGGCGACAACCAGACCCGGCCGATCGAGCGCGAGGCCTACATCAAGGCCAGCCTGAGCGACACTGGCTACAACGAGGCCGGGTTGCCGCTGCGCAAGGTGCAGTACACCGCGCCGTCCTCGCACAACCTGCCCCGGCGCCTGCCGATCGTCGGTGCGACCTCGCCGACCAACGCCGACAACCTGGCATCGCTGTACGACGCGCGCTTCTTCAGCGACAGCGCCTACTGGAACGCGCATGCCTACTGGGGCAGCGTGACCCTGGACCTGGGCCAGCTGCGGACGGTGACCGGAGTGCGAATCACCGTGCGCACCTCGGCCAGCGACCTGGCCCCGACCGCGCAGCCGATCGCCTTCGAGGTGTCGGCTGGCACGCCGGGCGCGGTGTTCGGCGGCGGCAGCGGCGGTGGACAGATCAGCTATGGTGCGCCGGTCTACCACACCGAGCCCGACCAGTCCGACGTGGCGCCGGTCTACATCCCCCTGAGCGGCGGCGCACGCTACCTGAAGATCGACGCCAACAACCCGTATTCCTGGCTGGCGTATTCGGAGATCGAGGTCTACGGCTACTGA
- the secD gene encoding protein translocase subunit SecD, with protein MLEFPRWKYFLILIVLAFSALYALPNVYQKDPSVQITASRGAQLDAALRERVEADLKTAGITPKSVAVEGDSLMVRLPSLEAQTRANDILRQQVGENYTVALNLASTVPEWLSKIGGRPMVLGLDLVGGVHFALQVDQKAALEKRLDAFAEDIRTTLRDNRIAYRSVERRPDNSIQVGLGESADAGAARATLAKAQPLLSYNVSGQAITVKVPEAELKQIASGAIEQNLTTLRNRVNQLGVSEPTIQRQGEDRIVVELPGVQDTAEAKRMIGATASLEFRAVVDGNAEDAVRSGNIPPEAKVYRLRDSGGPVLLNKRALVTGDQMVSASVSTDQNGMPAVAVTLNSVGGQRMFDYTSANVGKLMSVVYIERIPTVTMVDGKEVRSVRVKEEALAPTRIAGVFGKNFQTTGLEKTEAENLAKLLKSGSLAAPMDFVEEYVIGPSLGAENVERGVTAVVYAFLFTLLFFGVYYRMFGVITSVALLMNLLIVVSVMSLFGATMTLPGFAGLALSVGLSVDANVLINERIREELRLGVPPKSAIAAGYEKAGGTILDANLTGLIVAVALYAFGTGPLRGFALTMMIGIFASMFTAITVSRALATLIYSRRKKLKSVAV; from the coding sequence ATGCTCGAGTTTCCGCGCTGGAAGTACTTCCTCATCCTGATCGTGCTGGCGTTCAGTGCGTTGTACGCGCTGCCCAACGTCTACCAGAAGGACCCGTCGGTTCAGATCACCGCCAGCCGCGGCGCCCAACTCGACGCGGCCCTGCGCGAGCGGGTCGAGGCCGACCTCAAGACGGCGGGGATCACCCCCAAGTCGGTGGCCGTCGAGGGCGACAGCTTGATGGTGCGCCTGCCGAGCCTGGAGGCGCAGACCCGCGCCAACGACATCCTGCGCCAGCAGGTGGGCGAGAACTACACGGTGGCGCTGAACCTGGCCTCGACCGTGCCGGAGTGGCTGTCCAAGATCGGCGGCCGGCCGATGGTGCTGGGCCTGGACCTGGTCGGCGGCGTGCACTTCGCCCTGCAGGTGGACCAGAAGGCCGCGCTGGAGAAGCGCCTGGACGCCTTCGCCGAGGACATCCGCACCACGCTGCGCGACAACCGCATCGCCTACCGCTCGGTCGAGCGCCGTCCCGACAACAGCATCCAGGTCGGCCTGGGCGAGAGCGCCGATGCCGGCGCCGCGCGCGCCACGCTGGCCAAGGCGCAGCCGCTGCTGAGCTACAACGTGTCCGGGCAGGCCATCACGGTCAAGGTGCCCGAGGCCGAACTCAAGCAGATCGCCAGCGGCGCGATCGAGCAAAATCTGACCACGCTGCGTAATCGCGTCAACCAGCTCGGCGTGTCCGAGCCGACCATCCAGCGCCAGGGCGAGGACCGCATCGTGGTCGAACTGCCGGGCGTGCAGGACACCGCCGAAGCCAAGCGCATGATCGGCGCCACCGCCTCGCTGGAGTTCCGCGCGGTGGTCGACGGCAACGCGGAAGACGCGGTGCGTTCCGGCAACATCCCGCCGGAAGCCAAGGTCTACCGCCTGCGCGACAGCGGCGGGCCTGTGCTGCTCAACAAGCGCGCCCTGGTTACCGGCGACCAGATGGTGTCCGCCAGCGTCAGCACCGACCAGAACGGCATGCCCGCGGTGGCGGTGACGCTCAACAGCGTCGGCGGCCAGCGCATGTTCGACTACACCAGCGCCAACGTCGGCAAGCTGATGTCGGTGGTCTACATCGAGCGCATCCCCACCGTGACCATGGTCGACGGCAAGGAAGTGCGCAGCGTGCGGGTCAAGGAAGAGGCGCTGGCGCCGACCCGCATCGCCGGCGTGTTCGGCAAGAACTTCCAGACCACCGGCCTGGAGAAGACCGAGGCGGAGAACCTGGCCAAGCTGCTGAAGTCCGGTTCGCTGGCGGCGCCGATGGATTTCGTCGAGGAGTACGTGATCGGCCCGAGCCTGGGTGCGGAGAACGTCGAGCGCGGCGTTACCGCGGTGGTCTATGCGTTCCTGTTCACCCTGCTGTTCTTCGGCGTGTACTACCGCATGTTCGGCGTGATCACCTCGGTGGCGCTGCTGATGAACCTGCTGATCGTGGTCTCGGTGATGTCGCTGTTCGGCGCCACCATGACCTTGCCGGGCTTCGCCGGCCTGGCCTTGTCCGTGGGCCTGTCGGTGGACGCCAACGTGCTGATCAACGAGCGTATCCGCGAGGAGTTGCGGCTGGGCGTGCCGCCGAAATCGGCGATCGCCGCGGGCTACGAGAAGGCGGGCGGCACCATCCTGGACGCCAACCTCACCGGCCTGATCGTCGCCGTCGCGCTGTATGCGTTCGGCACCGGTCCGCTGCGCGGTTTCGCGCTGACCATGATGATCGGTATCTTCGCCTCGATGTTTACCGCCATCACCGTGTCGCGCGCGCTGGCCACGCTGATCTACAGCCGCCGCAAGAAGCTCAAGTCCGTCGCGGTTTGA
- a CDS encoding RNA methyltransferase: MTDSARIRFVLVGTQHPGNIGAAARAMKTMGQTRLVLVAPERALDEDAYRRSAGAEDVLQQAPVLATLAEAVADCRLVLGCTARSRRVSLEELLPADGAQRLAAAAAGQAEVALVFGRERTGLTNEELQLCHAAVHIPSDPAFSSLNLAAAVQVLAYELRLAQLRGGAPAPAAEPGFRETPASHAQVEGMFGQLAETLDEIDFHKGRAPDSAMRKLRRLFLRTELTEQEVRLLRGILSDAQRMARLAGQAR; the protein is encoded by the coding sequence ATGACCGATTCCGCCCGCATCCGCTTCGTCCTGGTCGGTACCCAGCATCCCGGCAACATCGGCGCGGCGGCGCGGGCGATGAAGACCATGGGGCAGACGCGACTGGTGCTGGTGGCGCCGGAGCGGGCGCTCGACGAAGACGCCTACCGGCGCTCGGCCGGCGCCGAGGACGTGTTGCAGCAGGCGCCGGTGCTGGCCACTCTGGCCGAGGCGGTCGCCGATTGCAGGCTGGTGCTCGGCTGCACCGCGCGCAGCCGGCGCGTGTCGCTGGAGGAATTGCTGCCGGCCGACGGCGCGCAGCGGCTGGCCGCGGCGGCGGCCGGGCAGGCCGAAGTGGCACTGGTGTTCGGGCGCGAGCGCACCGGCCTGACCAACGAGGAACTGCAGCTGTGCCATGCGGCGGTGCACATTCCCTCCGATCCGGCGTTCAGCTCGCTCAATCTGGCCGCGGCGGTGCAGGTGCTGGCCTACGAATTGCGCCTGGCGCAGCTGCGCGGGGGCGCGCCTGCGCCGGCCGCGGAACCCGGTTTCCGCGAAACGCCGGCCAGCCACGCGCAGGTGGAGGGGATGTTCGGGCAACTGGCCGAGACGCTGGACGAGATCGACTTCCACAAGGGCCGCGCGCCGGACTCGGCGATGCGCAAGCTGCGCCGGCTGTTCCTGCGCACCGAGCTGACCGAGCAGGAGGTGCGCCTGCTGCGCGGGATCCTGTCCGATGCGCAGCGCATGGCGCGGCTGGCCGGGCAGGCGCGCTAG
- the secF gene encoding protein translocase subunit SecF codes for MKIFPLHLIPNDTNIDFMRWRRPTLVLMLVLAVASFGVIFAKGFNYALEFTGGALVQTSFQKPVDIDHVREQLGKAGFENAQVQNVGSGNEVVIRLQPQGEHNNEDVTKNLAEQVRKAVTTAENPATVKPGEFVGPQVGKDLALNGVYATVFMLVGFLIYIAFRFEWKFAVVASLTALFDLLVTVAYVSVTGREFDLTVLAGLLSVMGFAINDIIVVFDRVRENFRSLRVEPIEVLNRSINQTLSRTVITAVMFFLSALALYLYGGTSMEGLALTHMIGAIIVVISSVIVAVPLLSIGPFQVTKQDLLPKAKDVEALARRP; via the coding sequence ATGAAAATTTTTCCGCTTCACCTGATTCCGAACGACACCAACATCGACTTCATGCGCTGGCGGCGTCCGACCCTGGTGCTGATGCTGGTGCTGGCGGTGGCTTCGTTCGGGGTGATCTTCGCCAAGGGCTTCAACTACGCGCTGGAATTCACCGGCGGCGCGCTGGTGCAGACCAGCTTCCAGAAGCCGGTGGACATCGACCACGTGCGCGAGCAACTGGGCAAGGCCGGCTTCGAGAACGCGCAGGTGCAGAACGTCGGCAGCGGCAACGAGGTGGTGATTCGCCTGCAGCCGCAGGGCGAGCACAACAACGAGGACGTGACCAAGAACCTGGCCGAACAGGTACGCAAGGCGGTGACCACCGCCGAGAATCCGGCCACGGTGAAGCCGGGCGAGTTCGTCGGCCCGCAGGTCGGCAAGGACCTGGCACTGAACGGCGTCTATGCGACGGTGTTCATGCTGGTCGGCTTCCTGATCTACATCGCCTTCCGCTTCGAGTGGAAATTCGCGGTGGTGGCCAGCCTGACCGCGTTGTTCGATCTGCTGGTGACGGTGGCCTACGTCTCGGTCACCGGCCGCGAATTCGACCTGACCGTGCTGGCCGGCCTGCTGTCGGTGATGGGCTTTGCGATCAACGACATCATCGTGGTGTTCGACCGCGTGCGCGAGAACTTCCGCAGCCTGCGCGTGGAGCCGATCGAGGTGCTGAACCGTTCGATCAACCAGACCCTGTCGCGCACCGTCATCACCGCGGTGATGTTCTTCCTGTCGGCGCTGGCCCTGTACCTGTACGGCGGCACCTCGATGGAAGGCCTGGCCCTGACCCACATGATCGGCGCGATCATCGTGGTGATCTCCTCGGTGATCGTGGCGGTGCCGCTGCTGTCGATCGGCCCGTTCCAGGTCACCAAGCAGGACCTGCTGCCGAAGGCCAAGGATGTGGAGGCGTTGGCGCGCAGGCCCTGA
- a CDS encoding phosphate/phosphite/phosphonate ABC transporter substrate-binding protein: MCWPAAVHARPSVLVLGRISDNPKAHYEQLKPLLDYVVPRMRSVGITSGQILMARDSQQMSSYLRRGRVDWVTETASTAMALQQRGGVQPLLLTERGGVREYHTVFFVRRDGPVHSLGDLQGRTLALQSTLSTSAYLVPMMTLLEHHLHPEILLSPKDQASLNTVGYVFARSERNIASYVHKHLVDAGALSNLDWDDDRRVPPAFRRDFRVIYRTEPYPRAVEMVRSDLPAPVAARLREVLLEAADDPRGSAALREFFGTSGFYPVDQAAQKRLDQLRAGVARVKLEVE, translated from the coding sequence ATGTGCTGGCCGGCGGCCGTGCACGCGCGGCCGTCGGTGCTGGTGCTGGGGCGCATCAGCGACAATCCCAAGGCCCATTACGAGCAATTGAAGCCGTTGCTGGACTACGTGGTGCCGCGCATGCGCAGCGTCGGCATCACCTCCGGGCAGATCCTGATGGCCCGCGACAGCCAGCAGATGAGCAGCTACCTGCGCCGCGGCCGCGTCGATTGGGTCACCGAGACCGCCTCCACCGCGATGGCGCTGCAGCAGCGCGGCGGCGTGCAGCCGTTGCTGCTGACCGAGCGCGGCGGCGTACGCGAGTACCACACCGTGTTCTTCGTGCGCCGCGACGGGCCGGTGCACAGCCTCGGCGACCTGCAGGGGCGCACTCTGGCGTTGCAAAGCACGCTGTCCACCAGCGCCTACCTGGTGCCGATGATGACCCTGCTCGAGCACCACCTGCATCCGGAGATCCTGCTGTCGCCGAAGGACCAGGCCTCGCTCAACACGGTCGGCTACGTGTTCGCGCGTTCGGAACGCAACATCGCCTCCTATGTGCACAAGCACCTGGTGGACGCGGGCGCGCTGAGCAACCTGGACTGGGACGACGACCGCCGCGTGCCGCCGGCGTTCCGCCGCGACTTCCGGGTGATCTACCGCACCGAGCCGTACCCGCGCGCGGTGGAAATGGTGCGCAGCGACCTGCCCGCGCCGGTGGCCGCGCGCCTGCGCGAGGTCCTGCTGGAGGCGGCCGACGACCCGCGCGGCAGTGCGGCGCTGCGCGAGTTCTTCGGCACCTCCGGCTTCTATCCGGTGGACCAGGCCGCGCAGAAGCGGCTCGACCAGCTGCGCGCCGGGGTGGCGCGGGTCAAGCTGGAAGTCGAATGA